In Bacillus sp. NP247, one DNA window encodes the following:
- a CDS encoding sporulation protein — MFQKFLASVGIGSAKVDTVLEKDEYIVGEEIVGKIHITGGSVSQEIESIYLTLSTSYVREVDDKKVTSTYDLERVRLTDPFSVESNEKVEIPFSFLMPIEVPLTLGMKTVWVHTGLDIKRSIDPSDRDYIQVLPNALLNSVLNSVNQLGFKARHIECEELPYRLRKQVPFAQEFEFIPVSGEYYGKLDELELLILPSAHDRLEIIMEVDRKSRGLAGLFAEALDLDEKVIRFTVTSEDIPTMQQKINNNIF; from the coding sequence ATGTTTCAAAAGTTTTTAGCAAGCGTTGGTATTGGTAGTGCAAAAGTAGATACTGTTCTTGAAAAAGATGAGTATATAGTTGGAGAAGAAATCGTAGGGAAGATACATATAACTGGAGGTTCAGTTAGCCAAGAAATTGAAAGCATTTACTTAACGTTGTCGACGTCATATGTAAGAGAAGTGGATGATAAAAAAGTAACGTCAACGTATGATTTGGAGCGAGTTCGTTTAACAGATCCATTTTCTGTAGAGTCAAATGAAAAAGTGGAAATTCCATTTTCGTTTTTAATGCCAATTGAAGTACCACTAACACTTGGAATGAAAACGGTTTGGGTTCATACAGGCCTTGATATTAAACGTAGTATTGATCCAAGTGACCGTGATTATATTCAAGTGTTGCCGAACGCGCTATTGAACAGTGTATTAAATAGTGTAAATCAATTAGGTTTTAAAGCGCGTCATATAGAATGCGAGGAATTGCCGTATCGATTACGTAAGCAAGTTCCATTCGCGCAAGAATTTGAGTTTATTCCAGTTTCCGGAGAGTATTATGGGAAATTAGATGAATTAGAATTATTAATTTTGCCAAGTGCCCATGACCGATTAGAAATTATTATGGAAGTAGATAGAAAATCACGTGGATTAGCTGGTTTGTTCGCGGAAGCGCTAGATCTTGATGAGAAGGTTATTCGCTTTACAGTAACAAGCGAAGATATTCCAACGATGCAGCAAAAAATTAACAATAATATTTTTTAA